AAACAGGCCGATAATAATGGGGTTTAATAGCGGACTGGCAAACAAGAACACCATCATAGTACCGAACCCAGCTTTAGCACGTAACAAACCTTTCAAAAAAGGAATTGTTGAGCATGAGCAGAACGGCGTGATCGCCCCCAACAAACCAGCAAGGATATAGCCCTTGCCGTGCTTACCACTCAAGATACTTTGGATCTTGGCTGGCGGAATATATTCTTGCAATACACCCACTGCATAACTAATAAGTAAAAAAAGTACCGTTAACTCTGCGGCTAAGAAACCAAACATTCCTAAGGTATCCATCACCATTTCTTGTGTAATGTTAAACATAACTCAAATCTCTATATTTCTGGAATAGTAGAAATACAGACTTGAAAATAAATTATGTCAAGGATATTTCTATAAACATGGAAGTATAAGATGTGTGAGCATCAACCTAATGCTAAATGATACAGTCTTAGTTGGCGCTTTATTCTTTCGCTTAAAACATTAATGCGAACCGGTTTAGTAATGTAATCATCAGCCCCTAAAGCAAGTGAGTTTATTTCAGCTAACTCAGTATCGTAGGCAGTCACCATGATGATTGGGCCATCAAAAAACTGCTCTTTTAAAGTTTTAAGTATACTTAAGCCTGAAGTATGTGGAAGCTGTATACCTAAAAGAGTAAGTTTAGGCTGAGCTTCAATAATAAACTCCACAGCACCATCACCAGTATCAAAAAAATCGATATTATAACCTTCTATTTCAGAAAGAAAATAATACAACATTTCTCGAAACTGCGGGTCATCATCTACGATCACAATGTCTAACATATACTTCCGATTTCTTTTATTATGTATAAATAACGAATTAAAAAACGGCCTAAATCAAGACCGTTTATATTAAAAATATTTATAACTGAAGATTAATATTCTATATTATTCATTTTGATAGGCTCTAGGTTCCACGCATGTCCACACCAGTTAAAATAACTATTATTATTATCGATCTTAGCTTCAAATAATTTAGTCCCAGTATTATTGATAACTTGAATAATATTCTCAGTGTTACTTGTTGCCGTTGCATAATTAATTACATAATTAGTACCAGACTGTATAACGCTAGAGCAAATGCCTGAATAAATATTATCGTCGTAGCTCGATATAACCTCGGTTTCCATCATATCTTCTTTAGCGAGACTGTATGTCTGTACTAGGCTAGTACCATGTACTGCCGCTCTTGTATCAGGATTTCTAGAGTTATTAAAAAGTAAAAGATCACCATTTGAATCAAGTGACAAACTATGCTGTCCGATTGGATACTCACCATTTTTAGAAGTTAAATTGTAGCTATCCAATTTATACTGGCTATTTGCCCAAGTTCGAGTTGTGTCGCCTAATACCCAAATGATATCACCCGTTTGATAATCAAACTTCATCACAAAGCTATTTCGAAGTGAGACAATAACAGAGTCATCAGCAGCGCTATATATAGCTGAATTCATATGTGACCAGTCAGTATTTGCAAAGAATCCGGTATCATTTCCTCCCTCTTTTTCAATATGCGCTTTAATAATATCGCGCATATTCCAAGATTTTAAAACTGTCGCATCATCTTTAACATCAGCAAGTAAAGTACCTTTCTCTTGCCCAAGGCTAGTGTCTTTTATACCATGAAGTTCAACAAGATAGCTGTCCGTTTTACCTGCATTGATATTATGGTGAAAAACCAAATCAGAGTAGCCCGGAAGCGTTAGCTTATCTTCGATTCTAGTTCCATCTAGTTGAATAATCTGAAGATTATTACATTGCTTTCCACTTTCACAACTGTAATAACCACGGTTTTCAACATCAACCCCATCACCCAGCAATATTTTTCCTTTAGTAAAGGTACTTGCAGTTGCATTATTTTTGTTACTTAAATCTGAATAATCAAGCATCCACCTTACTTCACCATCCAGATCCATGATAACTGGCGAACTTAAAGATTTTAGGTAAAAATAATCATCTGCATAAGTCGTATTAGAGTCAGCTTTTTGTGTCACACGAATACTTTCAAAGGTTGAATTAAAATCATCAACAGTCGTTGTAGTGTCATTCGGAGCTATAAATCTTGGCGTTGATATACTGATTGATTTAGGTACTGATTTTAGTACACCGGCATCATCATAATGAATAGTTATGTCCACTTGATTGCTATAATTTTCGTATAAAGCAAAAATAGGTAGACTTAAAACACCGTTATCTATCGTTAATGACGTTATATCGTACGAGGCCTTAACTGCACTACTTATTGCATTTACTTTCGGCGTGATCTCAAATTCGACTTTATTTATCTTATCAATAATATCATCTAATCCATTACCACTTATATCTACTGACGAAATAAATGCAGAATCATTATTATCATTTTCAACAATTGTAAAGCTGTTCGAATTTGCGTAAGAATTAGCGCTTAATGCACCGATTGCAAGAGAGATTGAAGTTACGAGAAATTTACGTAAGTTATTATTTGCTTCCATTTTAAATAAACACCTATAGTTATAATTATATTCATGCATAATTATTAATGCACGCATATATTATATACTTATAAAAACAGAAATTTATATGTGGTTTTATTATATCTTTATTATTTATTTATTAGGAGCACATTAATCAATATATACGAACTACCGACGTTAAATAATTAATTTAAATTTAAATAGATAACAAGAACTGACTAATTCTGCTTTGATGTTTTATTATTATACATTTTATGATCTATATCGCGTAATAACGCCTGCAATGATATCGTTCTCTCACGCCTCAATGAGATACCAGCGGATACAGAGATATCAAGCTTTTCTCCCGTATCTTTAATACTGAAACTGAATCGCTGTAAACGCGTAAATGAGTCTGAAACTTCAGGTACTATTTTATTAAGGGTAAGTACAAACTCGTCCCCGCCAATACGATATGCTTTTCCTGACCAATAACATTGAATATGCTGAGCAAGTGCGACAAGCACCAAGTCCCCTACATGATGACCATACTTATCGTTAATACTTTTGAAATTATTAATATCCATATAGACAAAAACACACTCACTTTTAACCCCAGATTTGAATCTACGAGTCAGTGCTCGTCGGTTGCCTAGTTTAGACAATGAATCTGTAGTCGCTTGAATATATAGATAATAAGTAAATAAAAGTAAGAGTATAACAACGCAAGCAAAAGATAATTGAGTCAATCGTATGTATTTTTTCTCAGCTAACAAAGCAGACTTCCAATCAGGTTGCAGCCCATGAAAGTTGACGATGTGCTTCACATTCACGAGAGGAAG
This Moritella sp. 5 DNA region includes the following protein-coding sequences:
- a CDS encoding response regulator transcription factor; the protein is MLDIVIVDDDPQFREMLYYFLSEIEGYNIDFFDTGDGAVEFIIEAQPKLTLLGIQLPHTSGLSILKTLKEQFFDGPIIMVTAYDTELAEINSLALGADDYITKPVRINVLSERIKRQLRLYHLALG
- a CDS encoding aryl-sulfate sulfotransferase; this translates as MEANNNLRKFLVTSISLAIGALSANSYANSNSFTIVENDNNDSAFISSVDISGNGLDDIIDKINKVEFEITPKVNAISSAVKASYDITSLTIDNGVLSLPIFALYENYSNQVDITIHYDDAGVLKSVPKSISISTPRFIAPNDTTTTVDDFNSTFESIRVTQKADSNTTYADDYFYLKSLSSPVIMDLDGEVRWMLDYSDLSNKNNATASTFTKGKILLGDGVDVENRGYYSCESGKQCNNLQIIQLDGTRIEDKLTLPGYSDLVFHHNINAGKTDSYLVELHGIKDTSLGQEKGTLLADVKDDATVLKSWNMRDIIKAHIEKEGGNDTGFFANTDWSHMNSAIYSAADDSVIVSLRNSFVMKFDYQTGDIIWVLGDTTRTWANSQYKLDSYNLTSKNGEYPIGQHSLSLDSNGDLLLFNNSRNPDTRAAVHGTSLVQTYSLAKEDMMETEVISSYDDNIYSGICSSVIQSGTNYVINYATATSNTENIIQVINNTGTKLFEAKIDNNNSYFNWCGHAWNLEPIKMNNIEY